The nucleotide sequence GCTGAACTGTGCCCTGACCAGCAGCCCTTCGTTGTTGACCACGTACCACGGTGACAATTCCGTGATGCCGTTGCCTAGCCCGTACACGATCCAGGTGCCTTTGTAGTTCTCGATGGGCAGCACGGAGTGGGTGTGATGCCCGTAGATCATGGTGAACTGCCCGCTGTCCACGAGTGCATGCGCCACATCCTGCTGTTGGGCATTGGGTTCGCTCGCGTATTCGTCACCCGCGTGCATGACTCCCAGGACAATGTCAGCACCGAGGGCCCTGGCTTGGGTTGCCTTGGCAATCATGGTTGCAGGATCGAGTTCGTCCACGAGCCAGGGGTATTCCGGAATCTGTCCGTTGTGGCCATAGGTTCCGATGATGACCGCGACCTTGGCCGCGTCGGTCTGGAGCATCAGGATTTCCTTGGAGGCAGCCTCCGTCCGGTAGGAACCGGTGTGCTTCAGCCCTGCGGCATCGAGGGCATCAAGGGTCCTGAGCAGACCCTCAGTGCCGCGGTCAATGGTGTGGTTGCTCGCGGTGGTGCAGGCTTGGTAGCCAATGTCCTTCGATGCGGTGACAATCTGCGGCGGTACATTGAACGACGGGTAGGCCGAGAAAGGCCCTTCGGGCGTGGCCACCGGAGTCTCCTGGTGGCAGATGGCGAGGTCGCTGCTGTTGACGTAGCGCCGCTGTCCTTCGAGGAGCGGGACGAAGGTGTAGCCGGGCAAGCCAGCGGCGGCGGCGTCTGCCCTTGCCTGCTGCCATAACTGGGTGTGGACCAGCATGTCGCCCGTCACGGTGATGGAGGTACAGCGGAGTTCAGGGCAGGCAGGTCCCTTGCCTGGAGTTGGATTCGGAGCGGGAGTACGTGTGGGCATAGGCGACTCCGCCGCGGGAGACGTTGCTGCGGTGCTCCGGTCCGGATCTGTGTTCTCGGCTACGATGCCGCAGGCGCCAAGGGTCATCGCAAGGGCGACCACTATGGCAGGCGCTGCCGATCGGCGAAGCCGGATCCATCTCGTCGCAGATGTGAGATTCCCCATGATTTTCATCCTACGGCGAAGTCGCGCGGAACCAGGCGTGCCGCTCTTGAGGACACGATTCTTACGTGAAAGAGTCACTTCATGACCAATCCCCTGCTTGACCCCAACCCCCTGCCGTACGGACTGCCGCCCTTCGCGCACATCTCTGCGGCCCACTATGCCGAGGCAGTGGAGGCCGGGCTGGCAGCTCACCTGGAGGAGATAGACGCGATCACCGGCAATGCGGACCCTGCCACCTTCCTGAACACAGCGGTGGCAATGGAGCGCTCCGGCCTTCTCCTGAACAGGGCAGCAGCGGCCTTCTTCACCCTTGTCTCAGCGGATGCGGGCGATGACATCAAGGCGCTTGAAACTGAACTTTCCCCCAGGTTTTCGGCCCACCAGGACGCCGTGTACATGAACCGCGGCCTCTACGAACGCTTCTCTGCCATCGACGTCGACGGCCTCGATGCTGAGTCCGTCCGGCTGGTGCAGGAATACCTCAAGGAGTTCCGCCAGTCCGGCATCCAGCTCGATGACGCCGGACAGGACCGGCTCCGTACAGTCAACGCCGAACTCTCCCGGCTGGGCACTGAATTCGGCCAGCGGACCAAGGAAGCGATGAAAGCCTCCGCCCTGCTTCTCGACAACCCGGCCGACCTTGCCGGCCTGCCGGAAGAGGACGTCGCAGGCGCCGCTGAAGCTGCGAAGGCCGCCGGTCACGACGGCAAGTACCTCCTCACCTTGATCCAACCCAGCAACCAGCCCGCTCTCGCGTCCCTCGAAAACCGGACCATCCGCCGTCGTTTGTTTGAAGCGTCCCTGTCGCGCGGCACTGATGGCGGACCACTGGACGTGCGGGAAATTGTGACGGCGACCGTGCGGTTGCGTGCGGAAAAGGCAGCCCTGCTCGGCTTCGCCAACTTTGCTGAACTCGTGGTGGACCAACAGACCGCGCCGGACTTCAGCGATGTCCAGGCCATGCTGCGCCGGTTGGCACCCGCAGCCGTCCGCAACGCACAAGCCGAGGCCGATGCCCTGGCCGGAACCGCGGGACATCACCTCGAGCCGTGGGACTGGGCCTACTACTCAGCCCGGGTCCGGAAGGAAAAATTCCAGGTGGACGAGCAGGCGATCCGCCCCTACTTCGCCCTGGAAAGCGTGCTGAACGACGGCGTCTTCCACGCTGCGACCCAGCTATATGGCATTACGTTCCATGAACGCGAAGACCTCGAGGGATACCATCCCGACGTGCGCGTGTGGGAAGCCCGCGACGAAGACGGGACTGGCCTCGGCCTCTTCCTTGGCGACTACTACACCAGGGAGAGCAAACGTGGCGGGGCGTGGATGAACTCCCTCGTTGAACAGTCGAGCCTCCTGGGTACGCGCCCCGTGGTGATCAACAACCTCAACATCACCAAGCCCGCTCCAGGCGAGCCCACGCTGTTGTCCCTGGATGAGGTCCGGACAGTGTTCCACGAATTCGGCCATGCACTGCACGGCCTGTTCTCCAGTGTTACGTACCCGCGCTTCTCCGGGACATCCGTGCCCCGGGACTTTGTGGAATACCCGTCGCAGGTCAACGAAATGTGGATCATGTGGCCCGAGGTCCTGGCCAACTACGCCCGGCACCACAGCAGCGGGGAAGCGCTCCCCCAAGTCATCGTGGATAAGCTCAACGACTCATTGTTGTGGGGCGAAGGCTTCGCGACGACAGAATACCTGGGCGCCGCTTTGCTTGACCTTTCCTGGCAT is from Paenarthrobacter nicotinovorans and encodes:
- a CDS encoding CapA family protein, translating into MKIMGNLTSATRWIRLRRSAAPAIVVALAMTLGACGIVAENTDPDRSTAATSPAAESPMPTRTPAPNPTPGKGPACPELRCTSITVTGDMLVHTQLWQQARADAAAAGLPGYTFVPLLEGQRRYVNSSDLAICHQETPVATPEGPFSAYPSFNVPPQIVTASKDIGYQACTTASNHTIDRGTEGLLRTLDALDAAGLKHTGSYRTEAASKEILMLQTDAAKVAVIIGTYGHNGQIPEYPWLVDELDPATMIAKATQARALGADIVLGVMHAGDEYASEPNAQQQDVAHALVDSGQFTMIYGHHTHSVLPIENYKGTWIVYGLGNGITELSPWYVVNNEGLLVRAQFSQNAAGTWTASDLAWAPSVIVRDPYRWCSVASDAPQGVCATPAADAETHQRTQTVVESMGAASAGAHELLITKER
- a CDS encoding M3 family metallopeptidase, yielding MTNPLLDPNPLPYGLPPFAHISAAHYAEAVEAGLAAHLEEIDAITGNADPATFLNTAVAMERSGLLLNRAAAAFFTLVSADAGDDIKALETELSPRFSAHQDAVYMNRGLYERFSAIDVDGLDAESVRLVQEYLKEFRQSGIQLDDAGQDRLRTVNAELSRLGTEFGQRTKEAMKASALLLDNPADLAGLPEEDVAGAAEAAKAAGHDGKYLLTLIQPSNQPALASLENRTIRRRLFEASLSRGTDGGPLDVREIVTATVRLRAEKAALLGFANFAELVVDQQTAPDFSDVQAMLRRLAPAAVRNAQAEADALAGTAGHHLEPWDWAYYSARVRKEKFQVDEQAIRPYFALESVLNDGVFHAATQLYGITFHEREDLEGYHPDVRVWEARDEDGTGLGLFLGDYYTRESKRGGAWMNSLVEQSSLLGTRPVVINNLNITKPAPGEPTLLSLDEVRTVFHEFGHALHGLFSSVTYPRFSGTSVPRDFVEYPSQVNEMWIMWPEVLANYARHHSSGEALPQVIVDKLNDSLLWGEGFATTEYLGAALLDLSWHVLSQADVPGDVLAFEAKALAEASVAHPLIPPRYRSGYFQHIFAGAGYAAGYYSYIWSEVLDADTVEWFKENGGLTRANGDRFRSELLSRGNSRDPLESFRLFRGRDAELAPLLKRRGLD